In the bacterium genome, TGTTGTCGTTCCCTGCACTTCTACCGCCGAAGAGATAATGGCTTACAAACCTGAAGGGGTTGTGCTTTCCCCCGGCCCTGGCGACCCTGCCCGACTCGGTCATATAGCCAATAACATCAAAGACCTGTTGGGGCGCACACCGATTATGGGTATCTGCTTAGGACATCAGATAATCGGCACTGTGAAGGGCGGCAGTACTTTCAAACTCAAATTCGGCCATCGCGGCAGCAACCACCCTGTTAAAGACCTCGTCACTAACCAGGTAACAATCACCTCGCAGAACCATGGCTATGCTGTTTCGCCCGAAGGATTAAATAAAGATACTGAAGTGGCCCGTGTAAATCTCAACGATGGCACGGTTGAAGGGCTGCAAATTCCGAAGCAAAAAGTAATTACCATTCAATACCATCCTGAGGCATCGCCTGGGCCTTGGGATAGCCGTGGATTCTTTGCGAGTTTTGTGCAGACTATTGAAGAAACCTGTAAATAATGCTAGAATCTTTATCTCAGTTGTTTTGGAAGGAAGAGCATATCGATCCAACGGGCGGCTCCAAGATCCAATTCACATCGCTTAAACGATGGGTGGGGTTGGTGGGAGTCGTCCTCTTTACTTTTTGCGCCATTTTCTTCCGATTTATTTCCCTAAAAGCAGACCCCGATTGGCGTCTCGACTGGAGCACTGGCCTTTTCACCGACGAAGCTTACTATTTCACCAATGCCCGTAATCTGGTACTGTTCGGCCAGACGCGCTTGGATGAATTCAACAATATGGTGCTAAGCCCCCTCCTTCATCTTGTTCAAGTAGGACTATTTAGGCTATTCGGCGTGAGTTATGAGCCAGTCAGGGCGATGACGGCGGTATGCGGGCTATTGGCAGCAGTTTTTCTTGGACTGGCATTTAATCGAGTAATGGGAAAGCGCGCCGGTTGGCTTGCCTTCCTGTTTTTGGCCCTCGACCATGCCTTTCTGCTTTACAACCGTATTGCCCTCATCGAAACGCCGATAGCTATGGTGCTTTGCCTAGCGGTCTATGTCTGGGCAATCTCACAAAAAGCAAAGCGCCAAGTCATCCCTTTGGTTCTAGCCGGCGCTTTAGTCGCAATAGCTGTAACGACAAAATTTTCGGCAGCAGTTATTCTTCCCGGTTTCCTCTTGGCTTTGTTATGTATGAAAGGGCATAAGTACCGCCCATTACTCTGGCT is a window encoding:
- a CDS encoding glycosyltransferase family 39 protein, with amino-acid sequence MLESLSQLFWKEEHIDPTGGSKIQFTSLKRWVGLVGVVLFTFCAIFFRFISLKADPDWRLDWSTGLFTDEAYYFTNARNLVLFGQTRLDEFNNMVLSPLLHLVQVGLFRLFGVSYEPVRAMTAVCGLLAAVFLGLAFNRVMGKRAGWLAFLFLALDHAFLLYNRIALIETPIAMVLCLAVYVWAISQKAKRQVIPLVLAGALVAIAVTTKFSAAVILPGFLLALLCMKGHKYRPLLWLGLGFIVVFAIWHFAWSQPNHTEITRMVHHYRYVQLQPHSMADLLRNINLGLFGQYKGWAHFHIIHQSVLFALCLFGFFMLLNWKNKLGENDGIGLLMAGWLLGGWLLMSVINYSPTRYYVVYLPAIAGFSAWVLLRASSWWQ